The proteins below come from a single Stutzerimonas stutzeri RCH2 genomic window:
- a CDS encoding OmpH family outer membrane protein, giving the protein MRKLTQLFLVVAALVATPAFAEMKIAVMNYQMALLESDAAKRYAVDAEKKFGPQLSKLKTLESDAKRIQDRLMKDGDKMQQAERERLELEFKQKARDFQFQSKELNESKAVADRDMLKQLKPKLDQAVEEVIKKGNYDLVFERGAVVDVKPQFDITRQVIERMNQLR; this is encoded by the coding sequence GTGCGTAAGTTGACTCAACTGTTTCTCGTCGTTGCCGCTCTGGTAGCGACCCCCGCGTTTGCTGAAATGAAAATTGCGGTCATGAACTATCAGATGGCGCTGCTCGAGTCCGACGCGGCCAAGCGCTACGCAGTCGATGCCGAGAAGAAGTTCGGTCCCCAGCTGAGCAAGCTCAAGACACTGGAAAGCGATGCCAAGCGCATTCAGGACCGTCTGATGAAGGATGGCGACAAGATGCAGCAGGCTGAGCGTGAGCGTCTGGAGCTCGAGTTCAAGCAAAAGGCCCGCGACTTCCAGTTCCAGTCCAAGGAGCTCAACGAATCCAAGGCTGTGGCTGATCGCGACATGCTCAAGCAGCTGAAGCCGAAGCTGGACCAGGCTGTTGAAGAAGTCATCAAAAAAGGCAATTACGATCTGGTGTTCGAGCGCGGTGCCGTGGTGGATGTCAAACCTCAGTTCGACATCACCCGTCAGGTCATCGAGCGCATGAATCAGCTGCGCTGA